Part of the Vigna angularis cultivar LongXiaoDou No.4 chromosome 1, ASM1680809v1, whole genome shotgun sequence genome, GTAGGGTCTTCaccttatatttaatttaagtaatAAACCCCATACAATGCACAAGGCTCCCACCAAACCTATCCGGTGAGGCCATGAGGGTAGATGTACGCAACTTTACCTCCAATAACCTAACTATCGCACCAACGCTCATCCGCAAAGTAATAAAAGAACTCTCTCTcccaaattaaaattaaataacaagctAGTTCATATTCTCCTCTTACCAAAAACATCAAGTCATTAAACATATTAATAGGTTAAAAGACCGCCCTTTTCTAACTAGCTCATTAACCCTTAAAacaaatttcatcaaacactcaGCCCATCTGCATATACcttgttagatatattttaaGTAACGAAAGATGCCAAGTGTTCcttataaaaaattgtgaacAAGAAACATAATTAAAGAATTCCTTCAATTTGCCCTTCACCATTATCTGCACGGTTATTTAGCTAAACAATTACTTGCCTTTAATCTGACAGCATAGAGTCCAATTGTGAAGTTTGTTATGAAGTCATTTCAATTCAAACAATAGACGCCGTAGCACAAACTACAGCGCTTAAATTATTACCAACTTGGAAGTCATATCActtattaccaatttcaatcTGTGTCaatattgtaaataaataaaaaaagaaaactgagAAAGAAAGAACAGTGACCATTAATTTGGGTATCTAGACAATCTAACTCTTTAACAAACAAGTCGACAAGATATAACAGATATCAAGTACATGagtagataaaaacaaaatcaatcaacGAAAACAAGGTAAGAACTACTGGTAATGAGTATTGAGTAATAGAAATAATCAGGTATTGGTTTCGAAGAATATATGCAATAGAAAAAGATTATAAATCCTTTGAATGATTCAGCCAAATAAATTCTCCTagttactaaaaaaaattattaaattcaatTCACACTTTCTGTTTTAAGTAATTAAATGCTAGCTTTTTCTATGCAATATAACAACGTCAAAATCACTCACCACAAAGATTTCTTTATTAAATTCCGGTCAACACAGTCCTTTGGAATAAGGGCTCCATTTGCATATACAGATAACCGGGTTAACTTCTTTCTGCAGTTTAAACAGACAAAAATTGGTGTAACAGGAAAAACAGATAAATCATGCAAGTAAGGAACATATATTCAGTCTTAAAGAAAACGCAGGCAGGTATTATGTCTTCCAGACACCACCACTTCTTGTACATTTAAGTTGTTCTTGAAAACTGGAAAAGTAAATGCTTTAATGCAAATTTAAAGATAacagtaaattttttaataagataGAAACAGCAAATAATCAGTAGACATATTAAATTTTATCCTTCAATGAATTCTGCATAACTGGTTTTACATGTAGAAGTATTGCATATAAAACTGTTCTCCTTCCAAGATTGACAAGACACCAATTCGATATATGAAATACTGGCATCAAGTACCTGAACTGACATGATGCCAAACTGCATGTCAAACCAGCAACATGTTCAGCCAGTTCAGCCTCATCTACACACAGCCTGGAATGTACTTTGTTGAAATTAGTCGTTAGTTTTGCCAGAACCTacaagacaatttaaaataaaaatgatagaCATGGTTAAAGaaggtaaaaaaattaaacatgaaCTATTCCTTGTAATTTGATGATGAAAGGGCCAGTTATTCAACCTCCTCGATAGGTGGACGTCTCCAACAACTATTGTTTTCTGGGTTCTTATATTTTTCCTGTTCCCTGGccaatcataaaaaaaacaaagtttcaataaaatatgatgaaataaaaaatgttatactGCAAGCAACTCAAGTCAAtcttgtatttaaaatatacgttGAGAATAGAAAATGAGGTACATTTTCAAGCTTCTCAGTTCACATGCAGGAAAGGCCGGTAAAACAAGTTTCAAATTCCAACTACACTATTTTATGGATAAAATTTCAATAGAAAAGTAACGGTTTACACGAATGTTATTTACAAGTTAAAAAAGTTCACAAGGGTGTAAGTGAATACAGATGGCTGCCTGACCATTTTCTTAATTAGGGCAATAAATGACTATGAATTAGGCAAAATTAAAGTAAATCTAAATGCATGTATACAGTAAAAAAGGAATTAAGTACTAATAAcctttttattacattatattcCCTTAATTAGTTTCGGGAGTTTGATTAAAACCAATTAAGTTGTCTGGTCCTCGAGATGAATTAGCATTATAATATGAACACACTATATCAACACAGCACACTAAGCAAAACAGAAATGTGACCTATTGATGGTAGAATTGAAGTATTaagaaaattgtaatatatCACTCACCTTTTATTAATGTAAGCCAACAACCTATTGGTAAGGTAACAAACTGTATAAGACGGATAAAGACTACGAATGCTAGAGAGTTGATCAAAAAGAGAATCATTCATGACGAGATTACAAAATTTGTCAGCCTCATAAATGAGCAGGACATATGGAATCTCAATTCTTTCAGTAGAAAGCTGCACATGATAAATTGATAtcagtagaaaaaaaaatcctcacaaatatattcatcaaatttggattttggaatataaagaaaaaagttttaatcAGATAATAAATATAAGTCCTCACTACCCAGGATTAAAAGTTTATCTATTGAATACTGTAAGGACGTTCACCAACAAGGCAGGGTTGGTTAGATATGGACTTGCCACAACCTTCCCCGCATTAAAAAGGtagcatataaaaaaaaaaccttagaGGTGTTTACTTATTATGAGTAATTGAAGTTAAAATAACTTAAGGTAAAAGAGAAACCAACATGGTGCTCATGCCTAGTTTTTGGGCCAGTGTGATTTACTGACTTATGGTTATGTTATGGGAACTTTCAGTTCTTAGGTTGATTGATAATTAGAAAAGTACCTGCAATGGGCTACATTATGAAGTTGCAGACAAGTGAAAAGAAGCCCTAATTCGTTGAGGATAGGAGTTTCAACTTCATCACTCAATTGCATACAACTGGTCATTATCTCCATTTCCAGTACACTTAGGGCAATCCTAGACTTGAAAATGATTGAGAAATGATGAAGGGCTACATAAGTGTATCAAGAGGCTATCTGCAAACAAGGATGACGAACACAGTGCAACAACGAGGGCTACATAAGTGTATCAAAGCTGAATGGTGAAATAACTAGGGATCACATAGtccatatttataaaaatagccATTAAAGACTTGAATTCAACTTGTTCATCTTATTGTGAGAGGAATTGGAATATCTTTGAGCATGTAAGTAATTGTCAATTATCAAATTACTTCATTTTACAGAATTTCATGTAAGAATGTCAAACTAACAatcttttttacaaaatatatgtaTTCTAAAGAGAGATGCAGACATGAGCATCAAAAGTTGCAAGATTTGGTTTATATAAAATACACCCAAGCAATTAAAGAGAGCATTGATAACCATGATCTGACAGATGCCATGGTCTAATGatgttgatgaaaaaaattaatggcTATCAGGAGAAATGGCTAATGAAGATGAGGAAACTGTCCAAGAAGATAAGTTGATGTTCAAAGATTTGACTTGGGGAGCTCCtcccaagaagaagaagacgaaaatgaaagtaaaaaggAGGAGGAAGAGATTTACAAAGAGAGGTGAAATTGACGTATATAAGGAAGAAATGGCCAAAATTCAGCTGAAGAAGGTGATTTTTAAGCTTAAGAGGCCTAATTGTAATCATCAAACAAGTTAAAAGCTTTAAgtattaatcaaaatatgttttatatttaagtgtctattctttattttaaagcgtgtgtgtgtgtgtgtgtagagAGAGAGTAATATAAACCTACTTAGGGTAAAAAAGTGGTCATTGCACTATCACTACAGTGTTTTGGGAGCAGCTGCTCCACGGCATTATCCACTGTCAACTACTATCATACTGATAAGAAAAAACTATTAACTACTATCTATGATAACGTAGAACTTCAAAAAAAAGACAGTGAAATGAAAAGTTTATACAGCAAGCAACTGACATGGATATagaatagataaaaaaaattatacagatTATGGGTAGAGAAATGCTTAATAATACTGAGGGCATTTCTTACCTGTGAAATTTGTTCAGGAACTTTCATAGACCACAAAATGGACCCTGAGATTGGATTTGATGTAATATGGTATGTAAGCCCTTTTTCAGCAAACCTAGTAAGCAGATGTCCTGAAGCAAGGGAATAGTAATTTTGTATGAAGAAAGTCATAACTAAGAAATTGCCTAAGTTTTGTTATATAGTTATGAATTTAGATACGGAAGAGAACATTagttttaagagaaaaagaaactaCGTAGAAATgttatcatgtacttttgtattCAGATATTAATAACCTACCTCCAATCGAACCTGCTTCAACTACCTTTGCATCAATTTCTGCCACAATGGATTTTATTGCAAACTTCCCCTTTTCCcatttttgcttttctttttcaatttttttcagtTCTGCAGCTTCAGCCTTTAGAGCAGCTTTTTTTAACTTCTCTTGCTGAAGAATAAATTTTCATGAGCTATCATATTCTGAATGatataattcataaaatgtGATCAGAGCTATAGACCGAAACACACTTCTTTCTGTAGTTTCTTTTCCTCCATCAGGCgacttctttcttcttttgtcaCTTTTGTTTTCCCCACTGCCTTGGTTGTGTTCTTTGAAGGAACTTTggattttttcatatttttggtGTTCTCCTTCTCCATGTCCATTTTTTCCTGATTACAACAACCATAAAACTCATAAAATAGCATGACATTCTCTAAGATGCATGGAGCAAAACGCAAGTACAGGAAATCAACAGAATACACTTTTTCGTTTGAAGCAAATACAAGTACGATAAACAAACTTcatattattgatgaaagtaaaataaagataaagaattAAAAGCATGTGAAAAAACACAACatagaaaataatgataaaataactaAACTAACCACTCGTAAAGAAGTTGGATTTGAAAGGTCGTTCATTTCAGTTTGAGTAGCATTTTCATGCGAAATGTGCCTCTCTGTAATTTACAattacataaacaaataaacaaagcATTCCAGGCAGTGAAGAACAAGTGTAACTGATCAACAAGCATATACCAGAAGAACTTCCAGACCCCATTGAATCTGAAGTCCATCTTGAATCCCTAGCTTCATTTTGATCTCGTTTGCCCACTCCAAAATTTTCTAACTCATTATCCGAATCCAAACATATACGAGGA contains:
- the LOC108320891 gene encoding crossover junction endonuclease EME1B — translated: MDPIILSDEEDPSTPFPFRSKKRRTEPDPNRTVFVIEDDPTPQKSVTPSIVPETPMSALFGSEVAIVKCTMPSVPTARVSPNKFSGISQMICLESDNESEHCGMGKRDETEPRDSRGISNSVGSGSSPGVLLESGNTLGNCGMDKRDETEPRDSRWTSNSVRSGSCPHVCLESDNELENCRTGECDENEPKESRWTSNSLGSGSSPRICLDSDNELENFGVGKRDQNEARDSRWTSDSMGSGSSSERHISHENATQTEMNDLSNPTSLRVEKMDMEKENTKNMKKSKVPSKNTTKAVGKTKVTKEERSRLMEEKKLQKEQEKLKKAALKAEAAELKKIEKEKQKWEKGKFAIKSIVAEIDAKVVEAGSIGGHLLTRFAEKGLTYHITSNPISGSILWSMKVPEQISQLSTERIEIPYVLLIYEADKFCNLVMNDSLFDQLSSIRSLYPSYTVCYLTNRLLAYINKREQEKYKNPENNSCWRRPPIEEVLAKLTTNFNKVHSRLCVDEAELAEHVAGLTCSLASCQFRKKLTRLSVYANGALIPKDCVDRNLIKKSLWLKGLVSIPKVQPRFAIAIWKKYPTMKSLLSVYMDPSKSEHEKEFLLKDLMTEGLVGGDRRLGEVCSKRVYRILMAQSGSIRTDDVENGADFFERQ